Proteins encoded by one window of Streptomyces sp. LX-29:
- a CDS encoding rhomboid-like protein yields MNASTLRGMPRLAPAYVGGVQLGAYAARRWLTPAARDRLLRACSTNVDNLSQGRWNTLAGSALLVEEPMELPYLLLLLAVLGYAEYAHGAWWAAAVFVLGHVGATLLVYGGLRAGRPSEETRSARDVGTSYGFNAVLGALAGALPRGRVRTSATAALLALGAQPLLRGPRPTFTDVGHFAALAIGLALTAGRRPR; encoded by the coding sequence GTGAACGCTTCGACTCTGCGAGGGATGCCGCGGCTCGCGCCGGCGTACGTGGGCGGCGTGCAGCTCGGGGCGTACGCCGCCCGACGATGGCTGACACCGGCGGCCCGGGACCGGCTGCTGCGCGCGTGCTCGACCAACGTCGACAACCTGAGCCAGGGCCGCTGGAACACGCTGGCCGGCAGCGCCCTGCTGGTCGAGGAGCCGATGGAACTCCCGTACCTGCTGCTGCTCCTGGCGGTACTGGGGTACGCGGAGTACGCGCACGGGGCGTGGTGGGCGGCGGCGGTGTTCGTGCTGGGGCACGTGGGCGCCACGCTGCTCGTCTACGGCGGCCTCCGCGCGGGGCGCCCGTCGGAGGAGACGCGCTCCGCGCGGGACGTCGGCACCAGCTACGGCTTCAACGCGGTGCTGGGCGCGCTCGCCGGCGCCCTGCCGCGCGGCCGCGTCCGCACCTCGGCCACGGCCGCCCTGCTCGCCCTCGGAGCACAGCCGTTGCTGCGCGGGCCGAGGCCGACCTTCACCGACGTCGGGCACTTCGCGGCCCTGGCCATCGGCCTGGCGCTCACGGCGGGCCGCCGGCCCCGCTGA
- a CDS encoding response regulator transcription factor, whose protein sequence is MRVVLAEDLFLLRDGLVRLLEAYDFEIAAAVESGPELSRALAELKPDVAVVDVRLPPSFTDEGLQCALAARRATPGLPVLVLSQHVEQLYARELLADGSGGVGYLLKDRVFDADQFVDAVRRVAGGGTAMDPQVISQLLTRRSQDKPMGHLTPREREVMELMAQGRSNAAIASQLCVTERAVAKHTSNIFAKLGLPQSDDDNRRVLAVLAYLDRGV, encoded by the coding sequence GTGCGTGTAGTCCTTGCCGAAGACCTCTTCCTGCTCCGCGACGGCCTGGTGCGCCTGTTGGAGGCGTACGACTTCGAGATCGCCGCGGCGGTCGAGAGCGGCCCGGAGCTCAGCCGCGCGTTGGCCGAGCTGAAGCCGGACGTCGCCGTGGTGGACGTCCGGCTTCCCCCGTCCTTCACCGACGAGGGGTTGCAGTGCGCGCTGGCCGCGCGGCGCGCCACGCCCGGACTGCCGGTGCTGGTGCTCTCCCAGCACGTGGAGCAGTTGTACGCGCGCGAGTTGCTGGCGGACGGCAGCGGCGGCGTGGGCTATCTGCTCAAGGACCGGGTGTTCGACGCCGACCAGTTCGTCGACGCGGTGCGGCGGGTGGCGGGGGGCGGCACCGCGATGGACCCGCAGGTCATCTCGCAGCTGCTGACGCGGCGTTCGCAGGACAAGCCGATGGGTCATCTGACGCCGCGTGAGCGCGAGGTGATGGAGCTGATGGCCCAGGGCCGGTCCAACGCCGCGATCGCGTCCCAGCTGTGCGTCACCGAGCGGGCCGTCGCCAAGCACACCTCGAACATCTTCGCCAAGCTCGGCCTACCGCAGTCCGACGACGACAACCGCCGGGTGCTGGCCGTCCTGGCCTACCTCGACCGCGGGGTGTGA
- the pulA gene encoding pullulanase-type alpha-1,6-glucosidase: MLGAVAVPAATPAQAAPPPAPGPVTPTAAEAQWIDRSTVVWKTATDGDTTEELRYAPDGGALGETADGDADAGARAGGTLRLAPTRLTEAQRAKYPHLKDYPAFAVDPRDRHLAATALRGQVLAVQRRASDGEPLRATGVQIPGVLDDLYAGAARRAELGPVFRHGRPTLSVWAPTAQRVSLEIDGRTIPMRRAADSGVWSVTGQRDWRGKPYRYQVRVYAPTVQRVVTNKVTDPYSTALTADSARSLVVDLNDPKLAPKGWSRLKKPKAVPLRDAQIQELHIRDFSIADRTSSHPGGYLAFTDRASDGTRHLRKLAASGTSYVHLLPAFDIGTIPERRADQAEPDCDLAASPADSERQQECVAATAAKDGYNWGYDPLHYTVPEGSYATDPDGTARTVEFRRMVQGLNGSGLRTVMDVVYNHTVASGQDEKSVLDRIVPGYYQRLLADGSVATSTCCANTAPENAMMGKLVVDSVVTWARQYKVDGFRFDLMGHHPKANILAVRKALDALTPERDGVDGKKIVLYGEGWDFGEVAGDARFEQATQRNMAGTGIATFSDRARDAVRGGGPFDEDPRLQGFASGLYTDPNDAPGNGSPADQRARLLHDQDLIKVGLSGNLASYSFTDSRGRTVKGSEVDYNGSPAGYAAAPGDALAYADAHDNESLYDALAFKLPRRTSPGDRARMQVLAMATATLSQGPTLSQAGSDLLRSKSLDRNSYDSGDWFNALHWDCRDGNGFGRGLPPAADNKPKWKYATPLLTDPALRPGCHEISGASAGYRDLLRIRTTEPAFSQTTAAGVQSALSFPLSGKDETPGVITMRLGRLVVVFNATPERRTQTVTGLAGTRYALHRVQAGGADEVVKTSTYDSDAGTFSVPARTVAVFTRGS; this comes from the coding sequence ATGCTGGGCGCGGTGGCCGTACCCGCCGCAACGCCTGCGCAGGCCGCGCCACCACCCGCCCCCGGACCGGTCACCCCCACGGCGGCCGAGGCGCAGTGGATCGACCGCTCCACCGTGGTCTGGAAGACCGCGACCGACGGCGACACCACCGAGGAGCTGCGGTACGCACCCGACGGCGGCGCGCTCGGCGAGACCGCCGACGGCGACGCCGACGCGGGGGCCCGCGCGGGCGGCACCCTGCGGCTGGCGCCGACGCGGCTGACCGAGGCGCAGCGGGCCAAGTACCCGCACCTGAAGGACTATCCGGCCTTCGCCGTCGATCCGCGCGACCGCCACCTGGCCGCCACGGCGCTGCGCGGCCAGGTGCTCGCCGTCCAGCGTCGTGCCTCCGACGGCGAGCCGCTGCGTGCCACCGGCGTACAGATCCCCGGCGTCCTGGACGACCTGTACGCCGGCGCCGCCCGCCGCGCCGAGCTCGGCCCGGTCTTCCGGCACGGCCGCCCCACCCTCTCGGTGTGGGCGCCCACCGCGCAGCGTGTCTCCCTGGAGATCGACGGGCGGACGATCCCGATGCGCCGCGCGGCCGACAGCGGGGTGTGGAGCGTCACCGGCCAGCGCGACTGGAGGGGCAAGCCCTACCGTTACCAGGTCCGGGTCTACGCCCCGACGGTCCAGCGGGTGGTCACCAACAAGGTCACCGACCCCTACTCCACCGCCCTGACCGCCGACTCCGCGCGCAGCCTGGTCGTCGACCTGAACGACCCGAAGCTCGCCCCCAAGGGCTGGTCGCGGCTGAAGAAGCCCAAGGCGGTGCCGCTGCGCGACGCCCAGATCCAGGAGCTGCACATCCGCGACTTCTCCATCGCGGACCGCACCAGCAGCCACCCCGGGGGCTACCTCGCCTTCACCGACCGCGCCTCCGACGGGACGCGGCACCTGCGCAAGCTCGCCGCCTCCGGCACCTCCTACGTCCACCTGCTGCCGGCCTTCGACATCGGCACCATCCCCGAACGCCGCGCCGACCAGGCCGAACCCGACTGCGACCTGGCCGCGTCGCCGGCCGACTCCGAGCGGCAACAGGAGTGCGTGGCCGCGACGGCCGCCAAGGACGGCTACAACTGGGGCTACGACCCGCTGCATTACACCGTCCCGGAGGGCTCCTACGCCACCGACCCCGACGGCACCGCGCGGACGGTGGAGTTCCGCCGCATGGTCCAGGGGCTCAACGGCAGCGGGCTGCGCACCGTCATGGACGTCGTCTACAACCACACCGTCGCCAGCGGCCAGGACGAGAAGTCCGTACTGGACCGGATCGTGCCCGGCTACTACCAGCGGCTGCTCGCCGACGGCTCCGTCGCCACGTCCACCTGCTGCGCCAACACCGCACCCGAGAACGCGATGATGGGCAAGCTCGTGGTGGACTCGGTGGTCACCTGGGCCCGGCAGTACAAGGTCGACGGCTTCCGCTTCGATCTCATGGGGCACCACCCGAAGGCCAACATCCTGGCCGTGCGGAAGGCGCTGGACGCGCTCACCCCGGAGCGCGACGGCGTCGACGGCAAGAAGATCGTCCTCTATGGGGAGGGCTGGGACTTCGGCGAGGTCGCGGGCGACGCGCGCTTCGAGCAGGCCACCCAGCGCAACATGGCGGGGACCGGCATCGCCACCTTCTCCGACCGGGCGCGCGACGCGGTGCGCGGCGGCGGACCCTTCGACGAGGACCCGCGCCTCCAGGGCTTCGCCTCCGGTCTGTACACCGACCCCAACGACGCGCCCGGCAACGGCTCCCCGGCCGACCAGCGCGCGCGGCTGCTGCACGACCAGGACCTCATCAAGGTGGGTCTGAGCGGCAACCTGGCCTCCTACTCCTTCACCGACTCCCGCGGCCGCACCGTCAAGGGCTCCGAGGTCGACTACAACGGCTCCCCGGCCGGCTACGCGGCGGCACCCGGCGACGCGCTCGCCTACGCCGACGCCCACGACAACGAGTCCCTCTACGACGCGCTCGCGTTCAAGCTCCCGCGGCGCACCTCGCCGGGCGACCGCGCCCGGATGCAGGTCCTGGCCATGGCCACCGCCACCCTCTCCCAGGGCCCGACGCTCAGCCAGGCCGGAAGCGACCTGCTCCGTTCCAAGTCGCTGGACCGCAACTCCTACGACAGCGGCGACTGGTTCAACGCCCTCCACTGGGACTGCCGGGACGGCAACGGCTTCGGCCGCGGGCTGCCGCCGGCCGCCGACAACAAGCCCAAGTGGAAGTACGCGACCCCGCTGCTGACCGACCCGGCGCTGCGGCCCGGCTGCCATGAGATCAGCGGTGCCTCCGCCGGCTACCGGGACCTGCTGCGCATCCGCACCACCGAGCCGGCCTTCAGCCAGACCACGGCCGCCGGCGTCCAGTCGGCCCTGTCCTTCCCCCTCTCCGGCAAGGACGAGACCCCGGGCGTGATCACCATGCGCCTCGGCCGCCTCGTCGTCGTCTTCAACGCCACCCCCGAGCGCCGGACCCAGACGGTCACCGGTCTCGCCGGCACCCGTTACGCCCTGCACCGGGTGCAGGCCGGCGGTGCCGACGAGGTCGTCAAGACGTCGACCTACGACTCCGACGCCGGGACCTTCTCCGTACCGGCCCGCACGGTCGCGGTGTTCACCCGGGGCAGCTAG
- a CDS encoding LacI family DNA-binding transcriptional regulator, translating to MTTPRLADIAAQASVSEATVSRVLNGKAGVAGSTRQRVLAALDVLGYERPVRLRRRSAGLVGLVIPELTNPIFPAFAQVIEQTLAGHGYTPVLCTEMPGGATEDELVEQLEQRGVTGIVFLSGQHADTTADPTRYAELAARGVPFVLINGYNEHVRAPFVSPDDRAAARMAVRHLVALGHERIGLAVGPARYVPARRKAEGFVAALGAELGRSAEEAGGLVQHTLFTVEGGQVAAGALLDRGCTGIVCGSDLMALGAIREARRRGLQVPWDVSVVGFDDSPLIAFTDPPLTTVRQPVQAMATAAVGALLEEIEGNPVPPTEFVFQPDLVVRGSTAQPRQSN from the coding sequence GTGACCACTCCGCGACTCGCGGACATCGCGGCGCAGGCCTCGGTCAGCGAGGCCACCGTCAGCCGGGTGCTCAACGGCAAGGCGGGCGTGGCGGGCAGCACCCGGCAGCGGGTGCTGGCCGCCCTCGACGTGCTGGGCTACGAGCGCCCGGTGCGGCTGCGGCGGCGCAGCGCCGGACTGGTGGGGTTGGTGATCCCGGAGCTCACCAACCCCATCTTCCCGGCGTTCGCGCAGGTCATCGAGCAGACGCTGGCGGGGCACGGCTACACCCCGGTGCTGTGCACCGAGATGCCGGGCGGGGCCACCGAGGACGAGCTGGTGGAGCAGCTGGAGCAGCGCGGCGTCACCGGCATCGTCTTCCTGTCGGGGCAGCACGCCGACACCACCGCCGACCCCACCCGCTACGCCGAACTGGCCGCCCGCGGCGTCCCGTTCGTGCTCATCAACGGCTACAACGAGCACGTCCGGGCGCCCTTCGTCTCCCCCGACGACCGGGCCGCGGCACGGATGGCGGTGCGCCATCTGGTCGCGCTCGGCCATGAGCGGATCGGGCTCGCGGTCGGCCCGGCGCGCTACGTCCCGGCCCGGCGCAAGGCGGAGGGCTTCGTCGCCGCGCTCGGCGCCGAGCTGGGCCGCTCCGCCGAGGAGGCCGGCGGGCTGGTGCAGCACACGCTTTTCACCGTCGAGGGCGGACAGGTGGCCGCGGGCGCGCTGCTCGACCGCGGGTGCACCGGCATCGTCTGCGGCAGCGACCTGATGGCGCTGGGCGCGATCCGCGAGGCGCGCCGCCGGGGGCTCCAGGTCCCCTGGGACGTCTCGGTCGTGGGCTTCGACGACTCCCCGCTGATCGCGTTCACCGACCCGCCGCTGACCACGGTCCGGCAGCCGGTGCAGGCCATGGCCACGGCGGCGGTCGGCGCCCTGTTGGAGGAGATCGAGGGCAACCCGGTGCCGCCGACGGAGTTCGTCTTCCAACCGGACCTGGTCGTCCGGGGCTCGACCGCGCAGCCGCGACAGAGCAACTGA
- the speB gene encoding agmatinase, whose protein sequence is MPIAPEETERTLRFAGPATFGRIPRLDQVGKTDIAVVGVPFDSGVSYRPGARFGGNAIREASRQLRPYNPAQDAYPFHYAQVADAGDITANPHNLNEAIENIEAGAEELLSTGARLMTLGGDHTIALPILRAVARKHGPVALLHFDAHLDTWDTYFGAEYTHGTPFRRAVEEGILDTSALSHVGTRGPLYSKEDLDEDTKLGFGIVTSADVMRRGVDEVVQQLKERIGKRPLYISIDIDVLDPSHAPGTGTPEAGGLTSRELLEIVRGLSDCHLVSADLVEVAPAYDHAEITSVAASHTAYELVTIMSRQIAFFRWLEAQKQP, encoded by the coding sequence ATGCCCATAGCGCCGGAGGAGACCGAACGCACCCTTCGCTTCGCGGGCCCCGCGACCTTCGGCCGCATCCCGCGCCTGGACCAGGTCGGAAAGACGGACATCGCGGTGGTCGGCGTACCGTTCGACTCCGGTGTCTCCTACCGCCCCGGCGCCCGCTTCGGCGGCAACGCCATCCGTGAGGCGTCCCGCCAGCTGCGCCCCTACAACCCGGCCCAGGACGCATACCCGTTCCACTACGCCCAGGTCGCGGACGCCGGCGACATCACCGCCAACCCGCACAACCTCAACGAGGCGATCGAGAACATCGAGGCGGGCGCCGAGGAGCTGCTGTCCACGGGCGCGCGGCTGATGACGCTGGGCGGCGACCACACCATCGCGCTGCCGATCCTGCGCGCGGTCGCCCGTAAGCACGGCCCGGTCGCGCTGCTGCACTTCGACGCGCACCTGGATACCTGGGACACCTACTTCGGCGCCGAGTACACCCACGGCACCCCGTTCCGGCGCGCGGTCGAGGAGGGCATCCTCGACACCTCCGCGCTCTCCCACGTCGGCACCCGCGGCCCGCTCTACAGCAAGGAGGACCTGGACGAGGACACCAAGCTGGGCTTCGGCATCGTCACCTCCGCCGACGTGATGCGGCGCGGGGTCGACGAGGTGGTGCAGCAGCTCAAGGAGCGGATCGGCAAGCGGCCGCTCTACATCTCGATTGACATCGATGTCCTCGACCCGTCGCACGCCCCCGGCACCGGCACTCCCGAGGCGGGCGGGCTCACCTCGCGGGAGCTGCTGGAGATCGTCCGCGGGCTCTCCGACTGCCACCTGGTCTCCGCCGACCTGGTCGAGGTCGCCCCCGCGTACGACCACGCCGAGATCACCTCGGTCGCCGCCTCGCACACGGCGTACGAGCTGGTCACCATCATGTCCCGGCAGATCGCCTTCTTCCGCTGGCTGGAGGCGCAGAAGCAGCCGTAG
- a CDS encoding alpha-N-acetylglucosaminidase has protein sequence MSDLTRRTLIGAAGAAGAGAALGSHSPAVAQGAGGPRMADSGTTADDEQDGFDTSPAHAALERLLPDHADQFRLTALEGGPERFRVGGRDGRISVAGTSPAVLLTGVHWYLKYTCRAHVSWSGDQLERLPEELPAPRRPVERSTALRHRFAFNDTHDGYTAPYADWDRWERLIDVAALHGCNELLVTTGQEAVYHRLLQDFGYTEAEARAWLPAPSHQPWWLLQNMSAYGGPVSPELLARRTELGRRIADRLRELGMAPVLPGYFGTVPDGFAGRNPGARTIPQGSWANLKRPDWLDPRTAAFQEVAAAFYRHQRELFGPVEYFKMDLLHEGGSPGDVPVPEAARAVERALQTARPGATWVILGWQENPRRDLLDAVDHSRMLVVDGLSDLETVTDRERDWGGVPYAFGTIPNFGGRTTIGAKTHMWTPRFFDWRDKAGSKLVGTAYMAEAAERDPAAFELFSELAWHDARIDREEWFESYADLRLGGRDDDGREAYAALRETAYAISSRDGRPHDSVFAARPSLAARSGTYYATHTPAFDPAGFDAAFASLLAVRAPLRDSDAYRHDLTDLGRQALANRSWQLIGQLQAAYQRKDRETFKALARLWLKLMRLSDEMAGAHRRFLLGPWLEDAKRLASSEAEAERLEWTARTLITTWADRTTADGGRLANYANRDWQGLIADFHLPQWQRYLDELEDALAQGREPTAIDWFAVEEPWTRERTAYPVRPVSDAYRTARRVHDVLAKAPYQGTVTVTAEPAALPPGATGTLTAAFRNVNGLRATGRVDFALTGLDAAPDGASSVRRVPAGGRAEVRWRATAPDAALERPLKPLPYELAVEYGPRGEDRVRAVHSDTLWVGGPLAEGWRTVSTNGAVFGQLADRFAIDGSGLDLWKTVAEFGAVYREGALAVGGRITVAVDSQAATGPWARAGIVVRDSLATAGAPGFLNLAATPASGVVLSYDSNGDGTLDTYKRVTGVKAPVHLRLTRAAATSYTGELSTDGGTTWRTVATVAVPRAAATQDAGLFMSAAHGGSGVRGTAEFSGWRLG, from the coding sequence GTGAGTGATCTGACCAGACGTACGCTGATCGGGGCTGCCGGGGCGGCCGGAGCCGGAGCCGCGCTCGGGAGCCACTCCCCCGCCGTGGCCCAGGGCGCGGGAGGACCGCGGATGGCCGACAGCGGCACCACCGCCGACGACGAGCAGGACGGATTCGACACCTCTCCGGCCCACGCCGCGCTGGAGCGGCTGCTGCCCGACCACGCCGACCAGTTCCGGCTCACCGCGCTCGAAGGGGGGCCCGAACGGTTCCGGGTCGGCGGCCGGGACGGCCGGATCTCCGTCGCCGGCACCAGCCCGGCGGTGCTGCTCACCGGTGTCCACTGGTATCTGAAGTACACCTGTCGCGCCCATGTCTCCTGGTCGGGGGACCAGCTGGAACGGCTGCCGGAGGAGCTGCCCGCCCCGCGCCGCCCCGTCGAGCGCTCCACCGCGCTGCGGCACCGGTTCGCCTTCAACGACACCCACGACGGCTACACCGCCCCGTACGCGGACTGGGACCGCTGGGAGCGGCTGATCGACGTGGCGGCGCTGCACGGCTGCAACGAGCTGCTGGTCACCACCGGCCAGGAGGCCGTCTACCACCGGCTGCTCCAGGACTTCGGCTACACCGAGGCCGAGGCGCGCGCCTGGCTTCCCGCCCCCTCCCACCAGCCCTGGTGGCTGCTGCAGAACATGAGCGCCTACGGCGGCCCGGTCAGCCCCGAGCTGCTGGCCAGGCGCACCGAGCTGGGCCGCCGCATCGCCGACCGGCTGCGCGAGCTGGGCATGGCCCCGGTGCTGCCCGGCTACTTCGGCACCGTCCCCGACGGGTTCGCCGGCCGCAATCCGGGCGCCCGCACCATTCCGCAGGGCTCCTGGGCCAATCTCAAACGTCCGGACTGGCTGGACCCGCGCACCGCCGCCTTCCAGGAGGTCGCGGCCGCCTTCTACCGCCACCAGCGGGAGCTGTTCGGCCCGGTCGAGTACTTCAAGATGGACCTGTTGCACGAGGGCGGCAGCCCGGGCGACGTGCCGGTGCCGGAAGCGGCCCGCGCCGTGGAGCGCGCGCTCCAGACCGCGCGGCCCGGCGCGACCTGGGTGATCCTGGGCTGGCAGGAGAACCCGCGGCGCGATCTGCTGGACGCGGTCGACCACAGCCGGATGCTGGTCGTGGACGGGCTCTCCGACCTGGAGACGGTCACCGACCGGGAGCGGGACTGGGGCGGAGTGCCGTACGCCTTCGGCACCATCCCCAACTTCGGCGGCCGCACCACGATCGGGGCGAAGACCCACATGTGGACCCCGCGGTTCTTCGACTGGCGCGACAAGGCGGGCAGCAAGCTGGTCGGCACCGCCTACATGGCGGAGGCGGCCGAACGCGACCCCGCGGCGTTCGAGCTCTTCAGCGAGCTCGCGTGGCACGACGCGCGGATCGACCGCGAGGAGTGGTTCGAGTCCTACGCCGACCTGCGGCTGGGCGGGCGGGACGACGACGGCCGCGAGGCGTACGCGGCGCTGCGGGAGACCGCGTACGCGATCAGCAGCCGGGACGGTCGGCCGCACGACAGCGTGTTCGCCGCGCGGCCCAGCCTCGCGGCCCGCTCCGGCACCTACTACGCCACCCACACCCCCGCCTTCGACCCGGCCGGCTTCGACGCGGCCTTCGCCTCGCTGCTGGCCGTCCGCGCCCCGCTGCGCGACAGCGACGCCTACCGCCACGACCTGACCGACCTGGGGAGGCAGGCGCTGGCCAACCGCTCCTGGCAGCTCATCGGCCAGTTGCAGGCCGCCTACCAGCGCAAGGACCGGGAGACGTTCAAGGCGCTGGCCCGGCTGTGGCTGAAGCTGATGCGACTGAGCGACGAGATGGCGGGCGCGCACCGCCGCTTCCTGCTGGGTCCCTGGCTGGAGGACGCCAAGCGGCTGGCCTCCAGCGAGGCCGAGGCGGAGCGGCTGGAGTGGACCGCGCGGACCCTCATCACCACCTGGGCGGACCGGACCACCGCCGACGGCGGACGGCTGGCCAACTACGCCAACCGCGACTGGCAGGGCCTCATCGCCGACTTCCACCTCCCCCAGTGGCAGCGCTACCTGGACGAGCTGGAGGACGCGCTCGCGCAGGGCCGCGAGCCCACCGCGATCGACTGGTTCGCCGTCGAGGAGCCGTGGACGCGCGAGCGCACCGCCTATCCGGTGCGACCGGTCAGCGACGCGTACCGCACCGCGCGCCGGGTCCACGACGTCCTGGCCAAGGCCCCCTACCAGGGCACGGTCACCGTCACCGCCGAGCCGGCGGCGCTGCCGCCCGGCGCCACCGGGACGCTGACCGCCGCCTTCCGCAACGTCAACGGGCTGCGCGCCACCGGCCGCGTCGACTTCGCGCTCACCGGCCTCGACGCCGCCCCCGACGGCGCGAGCTCGGTGCGCCGGGTCCCGGCCGGCGGCCGCGCGGAGGTGCGCTGGCGGGCGACCGCGCCGGACGCCGCGTTGGAGCGCCCGTTGAAGCCGCTCCCCTACGAACTGGCCGTGGAGTACGGGCCACGCGGCGAGGACCGGGTGCGCGCGGTGCACTCCGACACGCTGTGGGTGGGCGGTCCGCTGGCCGAGGGCTGGCGGACGGTCAGCACCAACGGGGCCGTCTTCGGGCAGCTGGCGGACCGCTTCGCCATCGACGGCTCCGGCCTCGACCTGTGGAAGACGGTCGCCGAGTTCGGCGCCGTCTACCGGGAGGGCGCGCTGGCGGTCGGTGGCCGGATCACGGTCGCGGTGGACAGCCAGGCGGCCACCGGTCCCTGGGCCCGCGCGGGCATCGTGGTCCGCGACAGCCTGGCCACCGCGGGCGCGCCCGGCTTCCTGAATCTGGCGGCCACCCCCGCGAGCGGCGTCGTGCTCTCCTACGACTCCAACGGCGACGGCACGCTGGACACGTACAAGCGGGTCACCGGCGTCAAGGCCCCGGTCCATCTGCGCCTCACCCGCGCGGCGGCGACCTCGTACACCGGCGAACTCTCCACGGACGGCGGCACCACCTGGCGGACGGTCGCCACCGTGGCCGTCCCCCGCGCGGCCGCCACCCAGGACGCGGGGCTCTTCATGAGCGCCGCCCACGGCGGCAGCGGGGTGCGCGGCACAGCGGAGTTCAGCGGCTGGCGCCTGGGCTGA
- a CDS encoding sensor domain-containing protein, giving the protein MKVRSALTSAVQGLAIAHMAVICSITLSALTLVSIALIPVGVGLITTPLAVTALRGYADYRRRLAHAWGELPIASPYRSTPAPLHGGFVGYVKQCSALLRDRATWRDLLWLQIDATAGFTTAILPFALLVEGLFGYVLAAGVWEPIVRAEDTYWYTFLPVTGQDTAFLAAALGTAWIALVLGAGQAIMHGHYLVSRAFLAPTPAMELSARVRQLTETRHDAIDTSAAELRRIERDLHDGAQARLVAVGMSLGTVEALIEKNPAKAKALLAAARADSAEALSELRDLVRGIHPPVLAERGLGDAVRALALRMPLPIEVDVELAGRAEEPVEAAVYFAISEVLTNAAKHSGAGRIWVDVHHADGSLRIAVTDDGQGGVDIEAGTGIRGVERRLGTFDGVLAVSSPLGGPTMVTMEIPCELRPQGI; this is encoded by the coding sequence ATGAAGGTCCGGAGTGCGCTGACCTCCGCCGTGCAGGGGCTGGCGATCGCCCACATGGCGGTGATCTGTTCGATCACGCTGTCGGCGCTGACGCTCGTGTCCATCGCGCTGATCCCCGTGGGCGTCGGCCTCATCACCACCCCGCTCGCGGTGACCGCGCTGCGCGGCTACGCCGACTACCGGCGGCGGCTGGCCCACGCCTGGGGCGAGCTGCCGATAGCGTCGCCCTACCGATCGACCCCCGCCCCGCTGCACGGCGGGTTCGTGGGGTACGTGAAGCAGTGCTCGGCACTGCTCAGGGACCGGGCCACCTGGCGGGATCTGCTGTGGCTCCAGATCGACGCGACGGCCGGATTCACCACCGCGATCCTGCCGTTCGCGCTGCTCGTCGAGGGGCTGTTCGGCTATGTGTTGGCCGCCGGGGTCTGGGAGCCGATCGTCAGGGCCGAGGACACGTACTGGTACACGTTCCTGCCGGTCACCGGCCAGGACACGGCCTTCCTCGCGGCCGCGCTGGGCACCGCCTGGATCGCGCTGGTGCTGGGCGCCGGGCAGGCCATCATGCACGGGCACTATCTGGTCAGCCGCGCCTTCCTCGCACCGACCCCCGCCATGGAGCTGAGCGCCCGGGTGCGGCAGCTGACCGAGACCCGGCACGACGCCATCGACACCTCCGCCGCCGAGCTGCGGCGCATCGAGCGCGATCTCCACGACGGCGCGCAGGCCCGGCTGGTCGCCGTGGGCATGAGCCTCGGCACCGTCGAGGCGCTGATCGAGAAGAACCCGGCCAAGGCGAAGGCACTGCTGGCGGCGGCGCGCGCCGACTCAGCCGAGGCGCTGTCCGAGTTGCGCGACCTGGTCCGTGGCATCCACCCGCCGGTCCTGGCCGAGCGCGGCCTGGGCGACGCGGTGCGGGCCCTCGCGCTGCGGATGCCGCTGCCCATCGAGGTGGACGTGGAGTTGGCAGGCCGGGCCGAGGAGCCGGTCGAGGCGGCCGTGTACTTCGCGATCAGCGAGGTGCTGACGAACGCCGCCAAACACTCGGGCGCCGGGCGGATATGGGTGGACGTGCACCACGCGGACGGCTCCCTGCGGATCGCGGTCACCGATGACGGGCAGGGCGGGGTCGACATCGAGGCCGGAACCGGAATCCGGGGCGTGGAGCGGAGGTTGGGCACCTTCGACGGGGTGTTGGCGGTGAGCAGCCCGCTCGGCGGACCCACGATGGTGACCATGGAAATACCGTGTGAGCTTCGTCCGCAAGGGATATGA